Below is a window of Gossypium hirsutum isolate 1008001.06 chromosome A12, Gossypium_hirsutum_v2.1, whole genome shotgun sequence DNA.
AGACATTCTTATATAGGTTTCTTTGATCAGTCTCTTATACTTGCGTGTCTGTGGTTCTAGGTTGCCCGAGAGTCAAATGATGGCTTTGAGAGTTCCGTTAAATCAATTGAGATACCCCCTCCTCGTCCAAAAAGGAAGCCAACACATCCATATCCCCGCAAATCTGTTACTGCTGTTAAAGGAATATCTCCATTATCTCAATTAGAGAGGTCTCTATCCCCCAACCACTCTGTCTCGGAACAGGATAACAAATCACCCTCATCAGTTTTGTCCCCATTTGTTTTCGATGCAATGGGGTCTTCTGCTTCTGAGCAACCGAATAGATGTTCTTCTCCAACTTCTTGTACTACTAATATACAGTCACTCAATAATACATCCCCTGTTGAAAAGGAAAATGACTATGTGACATCTATAGAGAAAGAGAATGAATCTTTATCATCTGCTAAAGTATTTGGACAATCATCCGAGGAGGACATTTTATCTTTGGTAAAATCTCTGCCCTTTTTCATTTATGGAACAATTATTACTGACCTTTGTCTTAGAATTTGAACtctgattttctttctttcttcatgtAATTACCCAGAAATCCAACGCAGACTTTGAGGAACCTGTGTGTACCAAAGGAAACGAAGCAGCAGTAGTTGTGCCTTTCACCAGTATTAAGCTTTTCGGGAAAACAGTTGAGGTGAAAGATTCCAGCAAACCATCCACGGGTGCAGAAAACTTTCAAATGCAAACATTGAAGAATGGTGTAGCCGGCGAGTGCTTGGACTTGCATTTGTCACATGGGACAGTCATCGATAATTGCAGTAGGGTACCTTCTAAATCTAATTTATCCCCTTGTATGGAAATCCACACAGATAAAAATGATCATGTAGAATACACCAGTGATGCTCCTCTGCCATGGTTAGCTTTTTACCAAGGTCTACCCTTTTATTACATCACTTCATTTAATCAAACCCATAAGGACCCCAGAGTCAAAGAGACACCGAAAGAGAAGGAAACCCTGAATGAAAGATCTTGCACCGGTTCAAATACGGGCTCAGTCAGTCAAATAGAAAATATGGAAAAGAATTCAGATTCTGTCGATTCTCAATGCCAAAACCCTTGTCCTCGGGGAAAAATGACATCCCAAAAGTTTAGTAAAGGATTTGTGCCATACAAAAGATGTTTAACAGAAAGGGATATGCCATCATCCATGGTTGTATCCGAGGGTCGAGAGAGGGCACAAAAAGCCCGAGTTTGCTCGTAGTTGCCAGCGCTCTTGTTCGGATAAAACACACAATCGTAAGCAAAAGAGGATCACAAATAATCACTTGAGGTCTTggtttacacacatatatataggcAAACTTTTTCAGTGAATTATAGGTAATTTTTTCTGTTTGTAATATACCATTTCTATGTATCAGCTACCTTCGGATATCCTGTGGCTCAATGTGTTCATAGCTCCAAAGGGTAAAGAGGGGTCCGTTTGTGTGTTAAAGGGTTAGGGGTCTATTCTAGtttttacatatgtatatatatacacatatcatgtatgtgtatatgtatgttcTGGATGCTAACTTGTTTTGCAACAACGTTTTGTAAATTATGTCCCTTTTTTTGTTCGAACTGGAGCAGGTGGTTACCTCCACTTCAACATAAACGTTGACTGGTTGTATACTATGTGCCAATGGTATTTCATGACACAAGAAATAATCAGTTTGCAAAGAAATATTTTTGTCTGCCATAGAAAAAGCTtctgttattttcttttgtttagtgCGGTATTAATAGAGATATGCATGATTTGATGAATCATAAAGGCGATTAAAGAAATTTGATGCGAAGTTTCATGTCATCACTTACCATTATTATTACAGTACAATCAATCACAATTTTGATTGGTGTAAGCCGACACCTGGCTTATATGCGAAGTGGTTTTATAATTGAGATTgatagtatgaaaaattgaaacccctCGTCTAAATCATTTGATAAACGATTCAACTTCAAGTCATTTTATTTTACCCCTCGTTGGGTATAATATGCATAAAGGTGTTAGCGCTTACCTCACGTTTGATTGGCGTGGTGCCAACGTTATTCAGATTGccaatattaaattatttggtGCCATAAGCCCATAACTCGTAAAATAATATGATTAGGTAACTTACCCCAActgtattaataataataatagataaatcTTTGAACTTGATAACATCTCTCATTGAACTTGGTAGCATTCTATGTCACAtcatcatttgaattttttttaaattaaaatttatttatattttaataatccgTTATAATTTTCtacattttatataaaattatttaaaattttaggtaatGATATGATACCATaacaaaatttaagttttaagaATGAAATTAAGAAAAAACCGTCACTGCTTTTTTATACCTACAAAAACTAGGGATGAAAAACTTAGAACCTTAGCTTCTAAGAAGCAATTGGCCCAACATCTAACAGATATATACTAACCTATTAACCAGAACGGTGTAATTATATGACTACACTTAAGAGCAACAAATACAACAAATTAAGAAGTTAAAAATGACATTTACAACTcaactaaaagaaaagaaaagaaaaaaacaaaactggatttaaaaaaacatttgttACTAGAAAATGAACCATCAAGAAGTGGCAAAACAAACAAATCTTCCAGAACGTACATACAGGGTAGAcctaaaaacaaataataataataataacaacaataataggcaaaaaaaaaaaaaagaacagattAGACCATGAATAATAAATCTGGTAGGCACTCAGTTTCAACCCTTTTTTGAACTCCAAATATCATGTATGGCTATGGTCCCCTTTCAATGTGTGGGGTTTACTACCTCTTCTCCAAAATTTTCAACCTCTAAAACCCACCCTTTTAATCCCAAAACCTAAGACTTAGATCAAAGAATTCGAAATCTAAATGAGATTAGCTCTCTTTAGGAACCTGATGGTTCTGCAATAATACGGCCATATTGATTCAACATAGTCCAGGTACTTCTCCATCATCCACTCTTGAAAATCTTTCATCTTTTTTCTACATACCTCTTTGTAGTCCAAGTTCTTCATGTCTACCACAGGTTGCCATACGTGGACTCGTACGTCTTCTTTCAGCTTTCCATGTGCGATGTAGTTATAAGCAAGGAGGTAGTAAGTAGGTAAGTTTCTAATTAGTTGAACCGTCTGGGTGAAGCAGAAAACATACAGGGCACATAAGCCTCTAAGCATCTTGATGTAAAGAGCAATGATCAGGGGCCCAAACACCCATAGAGGAGTCAATTCCTTTGAAACTTCAGCCCCATAAATCAAATTGACACCGAGGTACCACGGAACACTGCATGCATGGCAGATTGATTGTTAGCAATGTATGTAGATATGTTCACAGCATTTCATCGACAGATCGTGTAAGTTAACTAAGACAGAGGACAACTCAAAATTATTGACAAAAAACTTTACCAAGTCgcaatttttatcaaatcatccTGGGGCTAGAATGAGGAATACTATTATCGCTTGacaagaaaaaaattagaatgaGTAAGGAAACCAGTTAACTCAGCAGCTTTTGTCAGTGCTGTATTAGTCCTTGAATCAACGCAAGAACTTTATGGTTGAAACTCTGTGCTCTTTTTAGTAAAGACCCATGATGTAGATATTTGAATTCACAAATATAAATACCTAATAGTAGCAAATAGTGTATATTGCTAGAAAATAACTCGCAGGGGGGGGGCAGAAAAAGAGAGAACGCATTAATTATACTTACACTATTAATAAGGGAATTTTGATTGTTGCATTCATGTCCCAGAAATAGCTCCAGACCGTCTTTAGAATCTTGCCTTTTCTATTACTTTGGGTGTCAATTTTAGCTTCTGACGTGTCCCTTGGAGGCGCTTCTTCTCCCAGAGCATCATCCATCACTCGACTTGGGGATTGTGATCGCAATATCATTATCCATTTCTTGAATAATTCCTGAATAGCAGCAGATCCCACAATGTTCTCACCTGTTTCCGAGGAATACGTAACTGGACCATTATGAGCCTTTGAAGATTCTATTGTGGTCGCTTCACCATCTTTTGGAACATAAGAAACTTTAATAGAACTTTTTGGAACATTCTCATCGATTGCTCTGCCTCCTGATTCGCCATTTTCAACACTGCCTTTGAAGGCAGAAATTCTAATACTTTTGGTATTCAGTCCACAAGTATGAGCCCCTATACTGCAAAAAATAAGCCTATCTGAATTCAAATGCTCAAGATGCATATGGTGAAAAATGAAGTAtttgaagaaaatgaaaagaaactaGGACTGCAAAAGAAAacataagaataataattatcgAAAGTAGAAACTAAAATGAGTTCACTTCATGCTCAAAGTGAAAAGCTCTTTCACTTCAACTCTTTTCCACAGCAATAATGAAtgcataaaatattatatgaGAACAACTTAATTTGGGTTTACAAGcaaaaattatttaaagtaaTAGTAGAATAGCACCTAAATGCATACAACATTTGCATTCATATAACACAAGAGCATTCTTGTCATCTTCACATgtaaaggaagaaaaataagaatTGAGGCAAGAATTTTTAAGAACAACAACAAAACACATCAAGGACAAAAATACATGATTTCCATAGACCTGTATTTATGGAGTTAGACAATAAGCATTATTGCACCAATCAGGCAATGTTTGGCACCATTAACACCTTGGTAATCAAAAGCAAGAAACAAATTTCCATTTACAACCGCACATCACATAGCACGAAATTATCTCAATGAAATTTTATGCACCAGAAGTAAATGTAATCACCATGATGCATTTTCAAAATCCTTAATTTTTAGATTAAACAGTTGATTCCCTATCGCCTTTCACAAACTTGTACCTTCACTTCCAAATTTTTAGATTAATAGAGAACTTTAAAAGAAATGGGAAATTTGGGGAAAGGAAAAAATGTGGTAAGAACAAGCATTTTGGATTTTTCTTCCAGAGAAAAGAATTCAATATGCTAAATTAAAAGCACTAGCCCTAGTCCTTTCAGGTCACCACTTCCATATAATGAGAGACAAGCTACCAGCATGGAACTCTGTATTTTGTTTCTTAACATAAAGAAACTGTTGCTTACCATAAACAAGTAGAGTGCCTTAATGATATGCTCCTCTCCCTTCTCCCAAGCATATGAAGTGTAACTACAGGTCTCTTTAACGTCAATCCTTCCCTCCATAATAAAGGCCTTGAAGGGCATGCTACATATGAACCCTGCAATGCAATAAAAATGAGCTGAAGGAATGCCACATATGAATCCTAAAATGCAATAAGTCAGCATACTTTGCAGTCAGATAAATACCAATACAAAGCTGTGATCCTAGATTTGTTAGATAAGATACCAAATGAGACTCTTCCTCAATAAACAAAAATCCTCAAAGCAATACAAAACGAGAGCTTCCAGAACAGAATTCTTTATTTCATAGGATTCAACTAACAATGCTTCGATGCACCTATCTGTAGAACTCTACTTCAAACTCAGCCATCAAACTCTTAATTTCTATAGAACTTATTCCATAAACTCCTAGTCTACCAGTTTTACTCAAAACTTAATCTTAGAATACCTGCAATTGATGGGTCACCAACATCATAGCTGCAACTTTCACCACAAGCTCCTGAACATTTATTCAACAAGGCCTAAACAAATGAAATGAAACACGGTCAATACATAATGTCCTGCATCAACAAAAAAGATTAGAAGCTTTCAACTGTATGTAAGAAAGAAACTCCAACAAACAATGGCATGAAAGAGAACCCATCCAGTACAGAAACAGTAGGGGAACAAACTCCACCTTATCCTAACTATAGCAATCAAATATATTGACTCAAGATTTCCAATACATAACAAACAACGGAAATTATATACAAAAATAGGACGAGAATGCCGCGCAAAAATGGGAGCTCAGTTGAGTTTCAGAAAATGAAACAGAATtctattaaagaaaaaagaagggaaaaaaaagctGCATATATTGACATTACTTTCCCTCGCTATCGACATTACTTTGCCTCTCTTTTCTCAGCATCCAAACAAGTGTTGAAGCTAATAACTTCAAATTAAACCATTTTCTACGCGGATAAGTGAAATTCCTCGTTCTTTCAAGGAAATTAAAGTAAAACTCGAATTCAATTCGTGACTTTTTGTTTCAATTGATTCTGTTTTTCTAATTTGAGCaaataaatagagaaaaaaaccctaaatgcattacaaattaaaataaaataaatagcagagaagaacaagaagaagaaTAGACTTTACCTTTAGACGTGATACCTTCAGCTCCTATCCAAAACAGCTTCGAAATTgaatttgctttctttttattacgaaaataattaacgaaaaagataaataataataataataataataataataatttatttttcagattctcttaaaagaaaaaagaaaaacctagcAAATAAGCCGGTGCTTCGCCTTTGGCcggtataaatatttttaaatttatttaattgtcaaaattatgtattttttatattcatttagTGCAATGTTAAATCATTTTTGacattatattttttacaattaatgttttgaattaaacattaatttaattgTCTGAAACATCAGATTTTTTTTCAGAACAAGAAAAtgtaaataataatgaaaaatgtaTATTATAAACAATAAATTGTAATGTAGTCCTAATACaaggtttaaaaatttttttaaaaaaagtgtgTCCAAGTTTCCACATAATACGAACCGTCACCAAATTTcacataaaatatatacatgtatgtttGTGAACATAAATTGTTTACATCTCTTTTACTTAGGTTGTAAGCTAAGAGTGCTTGGGTTCCCCAAATTTCGAACACTTTTCATACCTCTTCTTTAGGctccaatttttttctttttgaaactaGGTTGGAggtgatttaatttttaaaagtattaaagTTGAGTCTAGGGTAAATTTATCTCttctcaaaatatttataaaaatattattgaatatATATGATaagttaagtttaatttattgttagtctaatcttttaatttcgaTAAAAGTATTATGAAAGCTTTTGCATTAGgaatatgattatattttattccctctattaaaaaattagacaaattagttattatacattaaattaaagagtaaatttatcattggattaaaaaattcatcactttttatgattaaaaataaGTCTCTATAAGTTAATATGAGGTACATGTGCCTATTTCATCAATCACGCTAGTATTTAACTGTAAAAACAGctgaaattttaacaaaaatcacatgtttactttttaatttaatgtacattgattcatttattatttttttaataaaacaaataaaatataatctaatttcTAATATGAAAGgttctatgatacttttaccttcGACTTCTTGTCCACGATTGCTTCTTTCTATTTCTCTAGAACTGTTGCAAATGAATTATTTATCCAAAActtggaaaaagaagaaaattgccTTAAACTTGAgttattatcaaaataatttgtTATGTGccttatttttttaactaaaaaaatgtaATCTTATTGAGATTAAAATCTATTGAAGCAAATACTTCTTTAATGAACTTTGGAAAGAAATAGAAAacataataaaatcaaataaaatttaagccAAATCAAGTCGAAATTTTCGACTCAAGTTCAGGATAAATTATTGTTTTTAGATCAAAATCAGGGTATGCAGTAAGTAAAGCTTCGAGTCGAAATCAAGATATGCAACAATCCAACCCTCCCTACCCCGTTGTGATCACAAATCTAGGCTTGAAGTTCGGCCTTCCGCCATTTTATGGTGATGCGTGGTTGGCCCTACAACTTGGGTCATGTTACAAGCTACTTTTCTCTAGCTTGCCAATCGGTTTTTTTATAGAACTTGGGTCTTTCAAAGGACTTATTGGGCTTTAAGCCTGCGATCTCATAgcttgaacattttttttttggttggaaTCGTGTCACCATCTTGCAGAGCGTTTCAAAGTCATATTTGAGGAAGAATTATTGAGTAAATTTGTCTTGGACTTTCTTATGTTAAAgaatttagattatattttattttattttcttatattaagaattagattatattttattttgttttgttaaaaatagataaattgatTTCTGTATGTTAGGTTAAAAGAGATACACGTTGTCATGTGTAATTGTTTGGTTAATTCATCGGCTACGctaatttttaacattaaaaatacataaaacttttaacaaaagaaaaataaaatacaatttaacttttaGCATAGTGGTTCTATATATAAGGGTTGAATTTGGTGTCAAAAGTTACTAGAATTCATTATACCtgaaaaaaggtttttttttttttctatgtaTAAGAGCAATCTATAAGATATGTCCCTctctcaatttaatccatatatgCCCTTGATCAGTCAGTGTTTAAGTGGGCACACATCCACGTGATTCAAGACTAAAGGGCTTTTGTACCCCCATGCTTTTGCAAAGTTTTTAATATATCAATTTTCAGCTTTATCTTTCCATAAAGATGGTGAAAatgataaactttttttttaatctacCATTTTCTCTTTTATATAGATCCCAATATATAGTTAATAGAGATCACATGGTCTCTAAATCTGAATAAGATGTGGATGATCCACCAGCTTCAATCTCTATATATGTAGTTTATATGGACTAAGCTAATTTGTGGGTTTCTTTTTTAGCAAACATTATTTTGTATAGGACAATGACAATCTAAATATACATATGGTGGGTGGCAAGCATGTATCACCATCCAACCCAACAATTTGCCTTCTTTGGAATTTATTGGATTGTCATTTGGTGCATGATAAAAAGTCTCTTTGACTCTTAAAAAACAAAATCAACATTTCCTCGTAGTAATATTACCATTTATTATTATTCACCATTTATCGATGTATGTATGAATAGACCTATGCCATATGTAAAATCGACTATAAGTTTCAATTTCAATATCATATGTATCCAACTTTTTTTTATCGAAAAGGGAACTaggttaataaaatgaaaaccaCAGTGAAGCTCGATATATAATACACCCTTGTTTATCAGTCAACATAAAGGTTTCTCACTTTTAGGAAGAGTATTACAAATATTAagcaattttgaaaaattaaaaacatttaaattacTCCCGAGTTAGCATATTAACGTATTTGTTCATTTTACGAAAAACATACTTTATACAACTAACATCCAAAGATTAATGGAGCATCCTACACTCATCAATTAAGGGAGAAAGAATTAATATTAGAAGTATTCTCGTTAGAAAAAAGCTAAATAGCAACAGTAgcatcaatttcaatttcaattaccataataataatactaattatGTTTCTTCATTGTATTTGGATTGACTTTATTATCCGAAGACACGAAAGTGGTCCAGCCAGTAGGTTCCACAACAATTACTACAGCAATAGTTTtagtaaaaagaaagaaagaaattcctCGAGAAATCATCTTCACCTCTATTGCTACACTGCTCccatttacattttatatttgCGTGACAGAATTGGTCAGAGGTATACCATATAGTTTcacatattatattttatcc
It encodes the following:
- the LOC121211262 gene encoding protein REVEILLE 7, with translation MATEDQIESTASPTALKSGLCCSIGSGQSETLTQLQELYGFKHDHTPKVRKPYTITKQREKWTEEEHQKFLEALRLYGRGWRQIEEHVGTKTAVQIRSHAQKFFSKVARESNDGFESSVKSIEIPPPRPKRKPTHPYPRKSVTAVKGISPLSQLERSLSPNHSVSEQDNKSPSSVLSPFVFDAMGSSASEQPNRCSSPTSCTTNIQSLNNTSPVEKENDYVTSIEKENESLSSAKVFGQSSEEDILSLKSNADFEEPVCTKGNEAAVVVPFTSIKLFGKTVEVKDSSKPSTGAENFQMQTLKNGVAGECLDLHLSHGTVIDNCSRVPSKSNLSPCMEIHTDKNDHVEYTSDAPLPWLAFYQGLPFYYITSFNQTHKDPRVKETPKEKETLNERSCTGSNTGSVSQIENMEKNSDSVDSQCQNPCPRGKMTSQKFSKGFVPYKRCLTERDMPSSMVVSEGRERAQKARVCS
- the LOC107904754 gene encoding uncharacterized protein, whose product is MMLVTHQLQGSYVACPSRPLLWREGLTLKRPVVTLHMLGRRERSISLRHSTCLCIGAHTCGLNTKSIRISAFKGSVENGESGGRAIDENVPKSSIKVSYVPKDGEATTIESSKAHNGPVTYSSETGENIVGSAAIQELFKKWIMILRSQSPSRVMDDALGEEAPPRDTSEAKIDTQSNRKGKILKTVWSYFWDMNATIKIPLLIVVPWYLGVNLIYGAEVSKELTPLWVFGPLIIALYIKMLRGLCALYVFCFTQTVQLIRNLPTYYLLAYNYIAHGKLKEDVRVHVWQPVVDMKNLDYKEVCRKKMKDFQEWMMEKYLDYVESIWPYYCRTIRFLKRANLI